From a single Sulfolobus sp. E5-1-F genomic region:
- a CDS encoding VWA domain-containing protein, with the protein MTIALNLKQSHTYAYSDRPTEVGFVLYITPQQSTVMSSIHYIIMIDNSPSMRGEKLNTAVQSAQKLLYNLDYGNYVTLILFSNHPEIKYQGPAKGIITFDIGKGYTTRLYEAVNFALNLAKQSQVPTKIIMLTDGKPTDKKNVKDYEKLDISPNTQIITIGIGRDYNERILKKLADKSSGKFYHIKDISELPTVFESQRTTSIYAHNLDLRVPQGFMPFNYDLPIRIPIVEKLIAIYGSFIIPAGKEPYTITFAAEYVDPIDNQKKTVTKSVILQRGNPQAVESHIDRDVILEIKYYRLLREYLEALETGKDTTKVLNELKRVAEETRRPELIEETKKLSNDSKSDLSEITRKMRQ; encoded by the coding sequence ATGACTATTGCTCTTAACTTAAAACAATCACATACTTACGCTTATAGTGATAGGCCAACTGAAGTAGGCTTTGTACTCTATATAACTCCTCAGCAAAGTACAGTAATGAGTAGCATACACTATATCATAATGATAGATAATAGCCCGTCAATGCGTGGTGAAAAACTCAATACTGCAGTACAATCAGCCCAAAAGCTTTTATATAATTTAGACTATGGTAATTACGTAACACTAATTCTCTTCTCTAACCACCCGGAAATTAAATATCAAGGACCAGCTAAAGGAATAATAACTTTCGATATAGGCAAAGGATATACCACTAGGCTTTATGAAGCCGTGAATTTCGCCCTTAATCTAGCTAAACAATCACAGGTACCTACTAAAATCATCATGTTAACTGACGGAAAACCAACTGATAAGAAGAACGTTAAGGACTATGAAAAACTTGATATCTCACCGAACACTCAAATAATTACTATTGGAATAGGCAGGGATTATAATGAGCGAATTCTAAAGAAATTGGCAGATAAATCATCAGGAAAATTTTATCATATAAAAGATATATCTGAATTACCGACTGTTTTTGAGAGCCAAAGAACCACATCAATATATGCACATAATTTGGATTTGAGGGTTCCTCAAGGCTTTATGCCATTTAACTATGATCTTCCCATAAGAATACCGATAGTAGAGAAGCTAATTGCAATTTACGGAAGTTTTATCATACCCGCTGGGAAGGAACCATACACCATTACGTTCGCTGCAGAATATGTTGACCCTATAGATAATCAAAAAAAGACGGTAACAAAAAGCGTTATTTTACAAAGAGGTAATCCGCAAGCTGTAGAAAGTCATATAGATAGAGACGTTATACTGGAGATAAAATACTATAGATTACTGAGAGAGTACTTAGAAGCTTTAGAGACTGGAAAAGATACAACTAAAGTGCTCAACGAGTTAAAGAGAGTTGCTGAAGAAACAAGGAGACCAGAATTAATTGAGGAGACTAAAAAGTTGAGTAATGATAGTAAGAGTGATTTATCAGAAATAACTAGAAAGATGCGACAATGA
- a CDS encoding metallophosphoesterase, whose translation MISLEEIRSIVSSAIEMYKSRYGSPFVGNIEINGNVVFVGDTHGAIDVTTKVFSDFANNADLVVFLGDYVDRGEEQLGNLLLILRQMIENPNKYIVLRGNHESPITNEYYGFKKEVKEKLGEDSYSMFVELFSYMPYAVVVNGYFCVHGGLPIGMEKVEEIEKLPRPDVNPDNPIAFQLLWNDPREGIDDLDFLPSIRGEGIYFFGKRVVDNFLENNLLKGIIRGHEVADGFRIDMGGKIITVFSSRYHHMRAGILILKKDGEFEYVYV comes from the coding sequence ATGATTAGTTTAGAGGAAATTAGGAGCATTGTGAGTAGTGCTATTGAAATGTATAAATCCAGGTATGGGTCTCCATTTGTTGGAAATATTGAGATTAACGGTAATGTAGTTTTCGTTGGAGATACTCATGGGGCTATTGATGTTACTACTAAGGTTTTTTCCGATTTCGCTAATAATGCAGATTTAGTAGTGTTTTTAGGGGATTATGTTGATAGGGGAGAAGAGCAGTTAGGTAACTTACTTCTGATTTTACGACAAATGATAGAAAATCCGAACAAATATATTGTTTTGCGAGGAAATCATGAAAGTCCTATAACTAATGAGTATTATGGATTTAAAAAGGAGGTAAAGGAAAAGTTGGGTGAAGATAGTTACAGCATGTTTGTAGAGCTTTTCTCCTATATGCCTTATGCTGTAGTAGTTAATGGTTATTTTTGTGTTCATGGGGGTTTACCAATAGGGATGGAAAAGGTCGAAGAGATTGAGAAATTACCCAGACCAGATGTAAACCCAGATAATCCGATAGCATTTCAATTATTGTGGAATGATCCAAGAGAAGGAATTGATGATTTAGATTTCTTACCTAGTATTCGGGGAGAAGGGATATATTTCTTCGGAAAACGCGTTGTTGATAACTTTTTGGAAAATAATTTGTTGAAAGGTATAATAAGAGGACATGAGGTTGCTGATGGTTTTAGGATTGATATGGGTGGCAAGATCATTACAGTTTTTTCTAGTAGGTATCATCATATGAGAGCTGGAATTTTAATTTTAAAAAAAGATGGTGAATTTGAATACGTCTATGTTTAG
- a CDS encoding DUF402 domain-containing protein: MKGRVRIRGIYATALTSIFSSLSYEIVQQSIEIAERFMQEINNSPADITIKDFEDDRGKITVMGNGIIEEDLHSIFKYSFHWRSPIKLYSIIETEESCTYLNFKVEPCLKEGIVTKPPYDGKIILSETKAVSKYAMVWRGKGITTFSEHIRDEEERLRLLSLSSPLNRKGYNVKWRSNAKYATLNELKEDLERLVMKYENREFKDQGEDFHLITLSLPDKLQLDEVRKSVVDTVKYHHMLKLSYNREIDSLEKNKEGSPGKLLEALISDFMKIEHIKADGKVIYLRGGKVIEKEVNDNGYRIVLRREFTSNGILDGIGKRIEDGDYDIVEYNSNKWYQIHKYYSGIDNSLKGVYINISTPPELLRGKIRYLDLEIDIAIKDSETLVLDEDELTKKSIYMPSSLVNRTKEVANYLLNQIRQNGLI; the protein is encoded by the coding sequence ATGAAAGGAAGAGTTAGAATAAGGGGAATTTACGCTACAGCCTTAACGTCAATTTTTTCTTCTCTTTCGTACGAAATTGTACAACAATCTATTGAGATAGCTGAGCGATTTATGCAGGAAATAAACAACTCACCTGCCGACATTACCATAAAGGATTTTGAGGACGATAGAGGCAAGATCACTGTAATGGGGAATGGAATTATTGAGGAGGATCTACATAGTATCTTCAAATACTCATTTCACTGGAGAAGTCCTATCAAACTATACTCTATCATAGAAACGGAAGAAAGTTGCACTTACTTGAACTTTAAAGTAGAACCTTGTTTAAAAGAAGGAATCGTTACAAAACCTCCTTATGATGGAAAAATAATATTAAGTGAGACTAAGGCTGTGAGTAAGTATGCAATGGTGTGGAGAGGGAAGGGAATAACTACTTTTTCTGAACATATTAGAGATGAGGAAGAAAGACTGAGGCTATTATCATTGAGTTCACCTCTTAATAGAAAGGGATATAACGTAAAGTGGAGAAGTAATGCAAAATATGCAACGTTAAATGAATTAAAAGAAGACTTGGAAAGATTAGTAATGAAATATGAAAATAGAGAATTTAAGGATCAAGGAGAGGATTTCCATTTAATAACTCTTTCATTACCAGATAAACTACAGTTGGACGAAGTCAGAAAGAGTGTAGTTGATACGGTTAAGTATCACCATATGTTAAAGCTAAGCTATAATAGGGAAATTGACTCTCTAGAAAAGAATAAGGAAGGTAGTCCGGGAAAACTATTGGAAGCACTAATTTCTGATTTCATGAAAATTGAACACATTAAGGCTGATGGAAAAGTAATCTATTTGAGAGGTGGGAAGGTAATTGAAAAGGAAGTTAATGATAACGGATATAGGATCGTTCTTAGGCGAGAGTTTACCAGTAATGGAATTCTGGACGGTATAGGCAAACGTATAGAGGATGGTGATTATGATATTGTGGAGTATAATTCTAATAAATGGTATCAAATTCATAAATATTATAGCGGAATAGATAACTCATTAAAGGGAGTCTATATTAATATATCGACACCACCAGAATTACTTAGAGGGAAAATAAGGTATTTAGATCTGGAAATTGATATCGCAATTAAGGATTCCGAAACATTAGTATTAGATGAGGATGAACTAACTAAAAAAAGCATTTACATGCCATCTTCATTGGTAAATAGAACTAAGGAAGTCGCTAATTATCTACTAAATCAAATTAGACAAAATGGGCTGATTTGA
- a CDS encoding ABC transporter permease — protein sequence MKILDFISYALNSLKERKVRAILTILGIVVGPATIISINSMVLGYSHTIISQISNFLSPYDIIVTPTGRGLPLSQYLILQLEAISGVKMVIPFYSFPALIRTPNGYEGATVFAVNINQLKVAAPAISLSSGYFPAAEVDYEASIGYQLGNPQGGYSPIRPNQVIQTIIFYNGNNFSKTFLVTGILNEYGSFLGVDIDKSIIVPLSFGQSISSSYSGAIIIVNSLGEVNEVANEIKQKFGNSLDIVVAEEFIQLIDNTLQSLNGLLVSAGATSFIVSFMGVTTTMFTTVVERTKEIGILRALGFTKFDILTMFLVEASVMGFIGSIIGLALGSVVALILTQEHFGLGFSFLKGLSVSPIYSPTFMLLVLIFSTILSVIAALGPAYNASKLDPNKALRYE from the coding sequence ATGAAAATTCTGGATTTTATATCTTATGCTTTGAATTCACTAAAAGAAAGAAAGGTTAGGGCAATACTTACTATTCTTGGGATAGTTGTTGGACCAGCTACAATAATCTCAATAAATTCTATGGTATTAGGTTATTCGCATACAATAATTTCACAAATATCGAATTTTCTCTCACCATATGATATTATAGTAACCCCTACCGGAAGGGGATTGCCATTATCACAATATCTCATACTCCAATTAGAGGCCATTTCTGGAGTCAAGATGGTTATCCCGTTCTACTCATTTCCAGCGTTAATTAGAACACCTAATGGGTATGAAGGGGCAACAGTATTTGCAGTTAACATAAACCAACTTAAGGTAGCAGCTCCGGCAATAAGCTTATCGTCTGGTTATTTTCCAGCTGCAGAGGTTGATTATGAAGCGTCGATAGGCTATCAATTGGGAAATCCGCAAGGTGGATATAGTCCAATAAGGCCAAATCAAGTGATACAAACAATTATATTCTATAACGGGAATAATTTCAGTAAGACATTCCTAGTAACCGGAATTTTAAATGAATATGGAAGCTTTCTCGGAGTCGATATAGATAAGTCAATAATAGTACCTTTGTCTTTTGGTCAATCAATTTCAAGTTCTTATAGTGGAGCTATAATAATAGTGAACTCTTTGGGCGAAGTTAATGAAGTTGCAAATGAAATAAAACAAAAGTTTGGAAATTCCTTAGATATTGTAGTGGCTGAGGAATTTATACAGCTAATAGATAATACTTTACAATCTCTTAATGGGTTGCTAGTATCTGCAGGTGCTACATCTTTCATTGTCTCGTTCATGGGAGTAACCACAACAATGTTTACAACAGTCGTAGAAAGAACTAAGGAGATAGGGATATTAAGAGCATTAGGATTTACAAAGTTTGATATACTCACAATGTTCTTAGTTGAGGCTAGTGTAATGGGATTCATAGGTAGTATAATAGGACTTGCTTTAGGTTCAGTAGTGGCATTAATATTAACACAAGAGCATTTCGGACTAGGCTTTAGTTTTCTAAAAGGTCTTTCAGTATCACCCATCTACTCTCCTACCTTTATGTTATTAGTGTTGATATTTTCTACAATTTTAAGCGTCATTGCAGCACTAGGACCAGCTTATAATGCATCTAAGCTAGATCCAAATAAGGCTTTGAGATACGAGTAG
- a CDS encoding vWA domain-containing protein, with protein MTLSLRVDTSHKYSFSGDVRYIFKVLLVPEKLGSATGFHYIIALDTSGSMSGYKIELAKQGAIELFKKIPKGNKVSFITFSSNVNIIKEFVDPLDLTNEILQITAGGQTALYTAILTVNSLAKKYQMPTYLLLLTDGNPTDETNIGNYLKLPYYEKIQVYSFGIGDDYNEQLLQNISDKTGGVMYHISDATEIPQKLPQKAVTQIAAKNVTVDITAEGSVKLLNYATLPVKVNGIENVIKIFGETILPANYEGSFLTVKVNYEDPVTNKSESLLQVVQVKKAQDQNMFVSGINNDLINEYRYYELLEKYAKQVQAEQLIEATKTLNQLNEIAQQTRRIDFMETTRRLSEGLETTKRIGTIEQTRRLSKEVTSEVTRKLRE; from the coding sequence GTGACCCTTTCATTAAGAGTAGATACAAGTCATAAGTATTCATTTAGTGGGGATGTTAGGTATATTTTTAAGGTATTATTAGTTCCAGAAAAATTGGGCTCTGCAACAGGTTTCCATTATATAATAGCTCTTGACACTAGTGGATCTATGTCAGGTTATAAAATAGAGCTAGCTAAACAAGGTGCTATAGAGTTATTCAAAAAGATACCTAAGGGTAATAAGGTCTCCTTCATAACTTTTTCATCAAATGTGAATATAATTAAGGAGTTTGTCGATCCTTTGGACTTGACGAATGAGATATTACAGATAACTGCAGGAGGCCAAACAGCACTATATACAGCGATCTTAACTGTAAATAGCTTAGCTAAGAAATATCAAATGCCAACTTATCTATTGCTACTAACTGATGGAAATCCTACAGATGAAACTAATATTGGGAATTATTTGAAGTTACCCTATTACGAAAAAATTCAAGTTTATTCATTTGGAATAGGTGATGACTATAATGAGCAACTATTACAAAATATTAGCGATAAGACAGGTGGAGTAATGTATCATATTTCTGATGCTACTGAAATACCGCAAAAACTACCTCAAAAGGCTGTGACGCAAATAGCGGCAAAGAATGTTACAGTTGATATAACTGCTGAAGGTAGCGTAAAACTTTTGAATTATGCTACATTGCCCGTAAAAGTAAATGGGATAGAGAACGTTATTAAAATCTTTGGAGAAACCATTTTACCAGCCAATTATGAGGGTAGCTTCTTAACTGTAAAAGTTAATTATGAAGATCCAGTAACTAATAAGTCAGAATCACTTTTGCAAGTTGTTCAAGTTAAGAAAGCACAAGACCAAAACATGTTTGTATCAGGCATAAACAATGATCTGATAAATGAATATAGGTACTATGAATTGTTGGAGAAATATGCAAAACAAGTTCAGGCTGAACAATTAATTGAAGCTACCAAAACTCTTAATCAGCTAAATGAAATAGCTCAGCAGACTAGGAGGATAGACTTCATGGAGACTACTAGAAGGTTGTCAGAGGGACTAGAGACCACTAAAAGGATAGGTACTATTGAACAGACTAGGAGGCTATCGAAAGAAGTTACTAGTGAGGTCACTAGAAAGCTTAGGGAATGA
- a CDS encoding MarR family winged helix-turn-helix transcriptional regulator, whose translation MRKNFIVYKVRYLTMILATKYSEVWDLITGLTRKINKETDKALEQIGLSYFEFKVMCALEEEGKVPMSRIAEKYMLTKAGLTSIIDRLEEKELVRRVRSESDRRVIYVELTEKGSEKLMESRKIFLSVLSSFLGKLSDDEIREIERLFSKLFS comes from the coding sequence ATGAGGAAAAACTTTATTGTTTATAAAGTTAGATATCTAACTATGATATTAGCTACAAAATATTCCGAAGTTTGGGATCTAATAACTGGACTAACAAGAAAGATAAATAAGGAGACTGATAAGGCTCTTGAGCAAATTGGACTATCATACTTTGAGTTCAAAGTAATGTGCGCGTTAGAAGAAGAAGGAAAAGTTCCAATGAGCAGAATAGCTGAGAAATACATGCTTACAAAGGCAGGGCTAACCAGCATCATTGATAGGCTTGAAGAAAAAGAACTTGTTAGAAGGGTAAGAAGTGAAAGTGATAGAAGAGTAATTTACGTTGAGCTAACCGAAAAGGGAAGTGAAAAGCTAATGGAAAGTAGGAAGATATTCTTAAGCGTGTTATCTTCTTTTCTAGGCAAATTGTCAGACGATGAAATAAGGGAAATAGAGAGACTCTTTAGTAAGCTTTTTTCCTAA
- the trm10 gene encoding tRNA (adenine(9)-N1)-methyltransferase Trm10, with translation MILGKALAKYLTNTLGIETLKITTLKKFFKTGYLQSIAINMFLYDDYGISKKRDYGKIISIEEKIKILKGKGMEITDYVFLKNGEIKVPSNIVPESPQFIIDLGNMDFLLDEEKTSLEQQIRVSIKTIREYLFDYNLKLAHTPASFKLEGRNKIEILNYIPKDNTIVLNPYGEITATEEMIRNTKFFIIGGIVDRGRRLKNATYELSRKYGYDELPQVKISLRGSTVGVPDRINSIIEILLKVITGYNLEEAIISTQSNADKVSRLIRELNMLEKFDYNTIINLKNWLKINDKLLKLALKKSKFKACLSHV, from the coding sequence ATGATCTTAGGTAAAGCTTTAGCAAAATATCTCACAAACACTCTTGGCATTGAGACATTAAAAATCACTACTCTAAAAAAATTTTTCAAAACAGGATATCTACAATCAATTGCGATAAATATGTTTCTTTATGACGATTATGGAATATCTAAAAAACGTGATTATGGCAAGATTATATCTATTGAAGAGAAAATAAAGATTCTAAAAGGGAAAGGAATGGAAATTACAGATTACGTTTTTTTGAAAAATGGGGAGATAAAGGTACCCAGTAATATAGTACCGGAAAGTCCCCAATTCATAATAGATTTAGGGAATATGGATTTCTTACTAGACGAGGAGAAAACAAGTCTAGAACAGCAAATACGGGTTTCGATAAAAACCATCAGAGAATATTTGTTTGATTATAATCTGAAGTTAGCTCATACTCCTGCTTCTTTCAAATTGGAAGGGAGAAATAAAATAGAGATTCTCAATTATATTCCCAAAGATAATACCATTGTGCTAAATCCTTATGGTGAGATTACTGCAACTGAGGAGATGATAAGGAATACAAAGTTTTTCATAATTGGCGGGATAGTAGATAGGGGAAGAAGACTTAAGAACGCAACTTATGAATTGTCAAGAAAATATGGATATGATGAGTTACCGCAAGTCAAAATCTCTTTAAGGGGTTCAACAGTAGGAGTCCCAGACAGAATAAATTCAATAATAGAGATACTATTAAAAGTCATAACAGGATATAACTTGGAAGAAGCTATTATATCAACGCAATCAAATGCTGACAAAGTAAGTAGATTAATTAGGGAATTAAATATGTTAGAAAAATTTGATTATAACACAATAATCAACTTGAAAAATTGGCTAAAAATTAACGACAAATTATTGAAATTAGCATTGAAGAAAAGTAAATTTAAGGCTTGTCTCTCCCATGTGTAA
- a CDS encoding CoA transferase subunit A: MENKLLSLEDAVELVNNGDSVTISGISIHRNPMAFIYALVKRGVKNLYFIDREPGFGLEVLLKYGLVRKLRIAMSTLEWFSSIPKHFRKMIEEREVEILEDTCGAFIAGIRAGSFGVPFMPVRGIIGSDLIKIHEREGTWKVVEDPFNGEKIVLVKAINPDVAIIHVNKADEEGNAEILGPLYEDEYKAKASKKVIITAEEIVPRSYFYGRRPTINGEHVTAVVHAPKGAEPTSMFPLYDADYEKIIEFLEHF; the protein is encoded by the coding sequence ATGGAAAATAAACTTTTGAGTTTAGAAGATGCAGTAGAACTAGTGAATAATGGAGATTCTGTGACAATAAGTGGTATAAGTATACATAGAAATCCTATGGCGTTTATATACGCTTTAGTGAAGAGGGGAGTTAAGAATCTTTATTTCATCGATAGAGAGCCTGGCTTTGGTCTTGAGGTCCTATTAAAATATGGATTGGTAAGAAAATTGAGAATAGCCATGTCTACTTTGGAGTGGTTCTCAAGTATTCCAAAGCATTTTAGGAAAATGATCGAAGAAAGAGAGGTTGAAATATTGGAAGATACTTGTGGTGCTTTTATTGCTGGGATAAGAGCTGGAAGCTTCGGTGTACCGTTTATGCCGGTCAGGGGAATAATAGGGTCTGATCTGATTAAAATTCATGAGAGAGAGGGCACATGGAAAGTTGTTGAGGACCCATTCAATGGAGAGAAAATCGTACTTGTAAAAGCCATTAACCCAGATGTTGCTATTATACATGTAAATAAGGCTGATGAAGAGGGGAATGCGGAAATCCTAGGTCCACTGTATGAAGATGAGTACAAAGCTAAAGCATCCAAAAAAGTGATAATAACCGCTGAAGAGATAGTCCCTAGATCTTACTTTTATGGTAGGAGACCAACTATTAATGGAGAACATGTTACCGCTGTAGTTCATGCACCAAAAGGGGCAGAGCCTACTAGTATGTTCCCACTTTATGATGCAGATTATGAAAAAATCATAGAGTTTCTAGAGCACTTCTAA
- a CDS encoding FHA domain-containing protein, with product MTWKCPVCGYENADDSLFCIKCGTKKPEQQVEQTPAPPVEQQTSDQQPVEQQPVVEQQLVQQSATSEQQPVVEQKVSQQGVVEQPAEAVKAEQPQSATTTVSKYYILFINTPNPAFNKTKLPLDFDIFPSISVGRSPENVIVIPDPEVSRKHAIISFENNELYLEDLNSTNGTYIYDGKIFQPVKGKIKIQPNSIIKLGNNTVVRIVGE from the coding sequence ATGACATGGAAATGTCCAGTTTGTGGTTATGAAAATGCGGACGACTCTTTATTTTGCATCAAGTGTGGCACTAAAAAACCAGAGCAACAAGTAGAACAAACTCCAGCACCTCCCGTTGAACAACAAACAAGTGATCAACAGCCTGTGGAACAACAGCCAGTAGTTGAGCAACAACTAGTCCAACAATCTGCAACATCAGAGCAACAGCCAGTAGTTGAGCAAAAAGTATCTCAGCAAGGGGTAGTTGAACAACCAGCTGAGGCTGTAAAAGCTGAACAGCCTCAGTCAGCTACAACTACTGTTAGTAAGTATTATATTCTTTTCATTAATACTCCTAATCCTGCATTTAATAAAACTAAATTACCTTTAGATTTTGACATATTTCCTTCTATATCGGTAGGCAGAAGTCCAGAAAATGTAATAGTGATTCCAGATCCGGAAGTATCTAGAAAGCACGCAATTATTAGTTTTGAGAACAATGAGTTATATTTAGAGGATTTGAATAGTACTAATGGTACTTATATTTACGACGGTAAGATATTTCAACCAGTTAAGGGGAAGATTAAGATTCAGCCTAATTCGATTATAAAACTAGGTAATAATACTGTAGTAAGAATTGTGGGAGAATGA
- a CDS encoding CoA-transferase subunit beta, with protein MKSYNVDYVIKAISTLLDDGELVYIGLNSIPSLIASFMARDLYGKKIRIIGVAEASNPSKVTLSPSTGNPFFVEAAPVMITADAFDLAQKGKLDVMFLGPAQIDEETNVNLTIIGNDYYNPKVKLPGGAATAFILPLTKKAILWNLKHSKRSLVKKVDFVTGTAKFSNNKVFVVTNLGVLRYNREDRKWYLDSIYPFSSYEKVVENTEFEIKRRDNERLIDLTDEDLRFINNMDPYNLRSALETL; from the coding sequence ATGAAAAGTTACAATGTAGATTATGTCATAAAGGCTATTTCGACATTATTAGATGATGGTGAATTAGTGTATATTGGGTTAAATTCGATCCCATCGCTAATTGCATCTTTCATGGCCAGAGATCTTTACGGAAAAAAGATAAGAATAATAGGAGTAGCAGAAGCCTCAAATCCATCAAAAGTTACATTATCTCCATCTACTGGAAATCCATTCTTTGTGGAGGCTGCCCCAGTTATGATTACAGCTGACGCGTTTGACTTAGCACAGAAAGGTAAACTAGATGTTATGTTCCTAGGCCCAGCCCAAATTGACGAGGAAACCAATGTAAATTTAACTATAATTGGAAATGATTACTATAATCCCAAAGTTAAACTACCCGGGGGAGCAGCTACAGCATTCATACTGCCTCTAACTAAAAAGGCAATATTATGGAACCTTAAACACTCTAAGAGATCTCTTGTCAAAAAAGTGGACTTCGTAACTGGAACAGCAAAGTTTTCAAATAATAAAGTATTTGTAGTTACTAATTTGGGGGTTTTAAGATATAATAGAGAAGACAGAAAATGGTACTTAGATTCAATCTATCCATTTAGCTCATATGAGAAAGTAGTAGAAAATACTGAGTTCGAGATAAAGAGAAGAGATAATGAAAGATTAATAGACTTGACTGATGAGGATCTAAGATTTATCAATAATATGGATCCATATAATCTTAGAAGTGCTCTAGAAACTCTATGA